From Rhodococcus sp. B7740, one genomic window encodes:
- a CDS encoding sensor histidine kinase, with the protein MNEALPIPLNPLRAWISPNWWLAVASLLASTVAGLGGWMILGLLVLAVCALPFALSGVLVFALIIVALRWMDRAARAGIGFTGGISIEGPEPTVYPTNWRKFVWCLRDIGLWKSLCYWLVRVPVSAVLLFLLPALFVVLPVLAAAPVAWIVTNPVGNQLEIGDRVGYPFVALVGFASLVTFVAGVPLLLTALARLDWWSAAALLGRSESSRRVDELTVSRARVVDAADAERRRIERDLHDGAQQRLVSVAMSLGQAKSRASATDDAVLKGLLDDAHREAKNAIGEIRTLTRGLHPPILTDRGLDAALSSVAALCAVPVTVRIDPALSGDRRPDATVESTVYFVVSEALTNVSKHAKAAHVRVDVSKVESAVRVTVVDDGCGGAHPAPGGGLAGLEDRLSGIDGTMSITSPSGGPTRLEVSIPCE; encoded by the coding sequence ATGAACGAGGCACTACCGATTCCCCTGAATCCGCTCAGGGCATGGATCTCGCCGAACTGGTGGCTGGCGGTGGCGTCGCTGCTGGCATCGACGGTCGCCGGGCTCGGCGGCTGGATGATCCTGGGACTGCTGGTACTGGCGGTGTGCGCATTGCCGTTTGCGCTCAGTGGTGTGCTCGTCTTCGCGCTGATTATAGTGGCGCTCCGGTGGATGGACCGTGCAGCGCGTGCCGGAATCGGTTTCACCGGTGGAATTTCCATCGAGGGCCCAGAACCGACCGTGTACCCGACCAATTGGCGCAAGTTCGTCTGGTGCCTCCGCGATATCGGGTTGTGGAAATCGTTGTGCTACTGGCTTGTTCGGGTTCCGGTCTCGGCCGTTCTGCTGTTCTTGCTGCCGGCGCTGTTCGTGGTCCTGCCTGTTCTGGCGGCGGCACCGGTCGCCTGGATCGTGACGAACCCGGTCGGCAATCAGCTCGAAATCGGAGATCGGGTGGGCTATCCGTTCGTCGCGCTGGTCGGCTTCGCCTCGCTAGTGACCTTCGTCGCGGGAGTTCCACTGCTGCTCACAGCTCTGGCGCGGCTCGACTGGTGGAGTGCCGCAGCCCTTCTCGGCCGATCCGAATCCAGTAGGAGGGTCGACGAATTGACGGTGAGTCGTGCTCGCGTCGTCGACGCTGCCGATGCCGAACGCCGCCGCATCGAACGCGATCTGCACGACGGGGCCCAGCAGCGTTTGGTATCGGTGGCAATGTCACTGGGGCAGGCGAAGTCGCGCGCCTCGGCGACGGACGATGCGGTACTGAAAGGCCTGCTCGACGATGCCCACCGGGAGGCCAAGAACGCGATCGGCGAGATCCGTACCCTCACGCGCGGTCTGCATCCGCCGATTCTGACCGACCGCGGTCTCGACGCCGCTCTGTCGTCCGTCGCGGCGTTGTGTGCGGTACCGGTCACTGTTCGTATCGACCCCGCCCTCTCCGGTGATCGACGCCCGGACGCGACGGTCGAGTCGACGGTCTACTTCGTCGTCTCCGAGGCCCTGACCAACGTGAGCAAGCACGCGAAGGCCGCCCACGTCCGAGTCGATGTCTCGAAAGTCGAGTCCGCCGTACGAGTGACGGTGGTCGACGACGGTTGTGGGGGAGCGCATCCGGCACCGGGGGGCGGTCTGGCCGGGCTCGAGGACAGGCTCAGCGGAATCGACGGAACCATGTCCATCACGTCGCCGTCCGGCGGCCCGACGCGGCTCGAGGTGAGCATCCCGTGCGAGTGA
- the galK gene encoding galactokinase, with product MNWLDVIADEDLADGAAALFRSALGGEPDGVWIAPGRVNLIGEHIDYAGGLVLPFALPYATAVAVRRREDTTVRAVSTHTEQSWTGELDEIGPGTPSGWAAYVAGVSWALGEHGVGGVDVAVHSSVPVGSGLSSSAALECSFALALDDLFDLRLDRKVLIDASIRAENEIAGASTGGMDQNIAMSAEVGHALLLDCLDGSTRQIPLDLATSGTRLLVIDTNAPHRLVDGQYGARRAALDTAYAELGVTTLRGLDLERAVSGLGDETLIARVSHVISEIGRVEQAAELLDRGAAGAELGELMTASHRSLRDDYEVSSPELDSAVDAALRAGAYGARMTGGGFGGSAIALVPSELVETVANEIASSATRSGLPEPTFLTAEPAGSAHRFL from the coding sequence GTGAACTGGCTCGACGTGATTGCCGACGAGGATCTCGCCGACGGTGCCGCCGCGCTGTTCCGCAGTGCACTGGGCGGTGAACCCGACGGCGTCTGGATCGCTCCGGGTCGCGTCAACCTCATCGGTGAACACATCGATTACGCGGGGGGACTGGTGTTGCCCTTCGCGCTGCCGTATGCCACCGCGGTTGCCGTGCGTCGCCGCGAGGACACGACCGTGCGGGCCGTGTCGACGCACACCGAGCAGTCGTGGACCGGAGAGCTGGACGAGATCGGTCCGGGCACCCCGTCGGGTTGGGCGGCTTATGTGGCGGGAGTGTCCTGGGCACTCGGTGAGCATGGAGTCGGCGGAGTCGACGTGGCCGTGCATTCCTCGGTGCCGGTGGGTTCGGGGCTGTCGAGCTCGGCGGCGCTGGAATGCTCGTTCGCCCTCGCGCTCGACGATCTGTTCGATCTTCGGCTCGACCGAAAGGTGCTGATCGACGCCAGTATTCGCGCCGAGAACGAGATCGCCGGCGCGTCGACGGGCGGCATGGATCAGAACATCGCGATGTCGGCCGAGGTGGGACACGCGCTGCTGCTCGACTGCCTGGACGGTTCGACGCGTCAGATTCCCCTCGATCTGGCCACGTCGGGAACGCGCTTGCTGGTGATCGACACCAACGCCCCGCACCGTCTGGTCGACGGTCAGTACGGAGCCCGGCGCGCCGCCCTGGATACGGCGTACGCCGAGTTGGGGGTGACGACGTTACGAGGTCTCGATCTCGAGCGGGCGGTGTCGGGACTCGGCGACGAGACGTTGATCGCCCGAGTCAGCCACGTCATCAGTGAAATCGGGCGCGTGGAGCAGGCTGCCGAACTCCTCGACCGCGGTGCCGCAGGTGCCGAGCTCGGTGAGTTGATGACGGCGTCGCACAGGTCGTTGCGTGACGACTACGAGGTCAGTTCTCCCGAACTCGACAGCGCAGTCGACGCGGCCCTGCGGGCAGGCGCGTACGGCGCTCGGATGACGGGCGGCGGATTCGGCGGCTCGGCCATTGCGCTGGTGCCCTCGGAACTCGTCGAGACCGTGGCGAACGAGATCGCCTCCAGTGCAACACGATCCGGACTGCCGGAACCCACCTTTCTCACTGCCGAGCCCGCCGGCTCCGCACATCGATTTCTCTAA
- a CDS encoding MerR family transcriptional regulator produces MFSIGEFASIGRVSVRMLRHYDEIGLLTPARVDPFTGYRSYDGSQFEVLGRILMFKDLGFRLDEVTEIVHGQVDDDRLREMLTAKRDDVARRLDLDAARLRRIEARLSHTEGISMITVDTKSLPATRIAVLTETAAGFGPQNIGPIISPMYARLARTLAGHGVTFGPSSIAMYEAVDDGDGSGVTVHAAFEVGPQVVGGEGYEVRELPPVELAVTTVHHGSMATIGETWEQFIAWIEANGYELSGICREFYLVSEPQPQENWVTELQQPVVRRQDA; encoded by the coding sequence ATGTTCAGCATTGGAGAGTTCGCATCGATCGGCCGGGTGTCGGTTCGTATGCTTCGGCATTACGACGAGATCGGGTTGTTGACGCCGGCGCGGGTTGATCCGTTCACGGGCTATCGCTCGTACGACGGTTCGCAGTTCGAGGTTCTGGGACGCATTCTGATGTTCAAGGACCTCGGGTTCAGGCTCGACGAGGTGACAGAGATCGTGCACGGCCAGGTCGATGACGATCGGTTACGCGAGATGCTCACCGCCAAGCGCGATGATGTCGCTCGTCGGCTCGATCTCGACGCCGCTCGCCTGCGTCGCATCGAAGCGCGACTTTCCCACACCGAAGGGATTTCGATGATCACCGTGGATACCAAGTCGTTGCCGGCCACCCGTATTGCCGTTCTCACCGAGACTGCCGCTGGCTTCGGCCCCCAGAACATCGGACCGATCATCAGTCCGATGTACGCCCGGCTCGCCCGGACACTCGCCGGGCACGGCGTGACGTTCGGGCCGTCGTCGATCGCCATGTACGAGGCCGTCGACGACGGAGACGGCAGCGGCGTCACCGTGCATGCCGCATTCGAGGTGGGACCCCAGGTCGTGGGCGGTGAGGGCTACGAGGTGCGCGAGCTACCGCCCGTCGAGCTCGCGGTGACCACCGTCCACCACGGTTCGATGGCCACGATCGGCGAAACCTGGGAGCAGTTCATCGCGTGGATCGAGGCGAACGGCTACGAACTCTCCGGCATCTGCCGCGAGTTCTACCTGGTGTCCGAGCCGCAGCCGCAGGAGAATTGGGTGACCGAACTGCAGCAGCCGGTGGTTCGACGTCAGGACGCCTGA
- a CDS encoding FAD-binding domain-containing protein → MPTIPAPPSIADGSTTEDVVGWVGEHLGDLTREGPDAITAGGIRGGQSAADTALAGLDITGYARDRSTVLPVNRRGASRMSPYIRHGLLTLREVWDAVADAPPRDRSRYRDELMWQEYARHLYARTGSDLGRSLRREQPRPQGWTAQPWPEEMNCMSSVVGELHQDGWLVNQTRMWLASQWAVRAGATWRDGEDEMFAHLLDGSRAANRLGWQWTVGTGSGKVYGFSRWQVNKRAPSLCRNCALKDACPIENWPDDELGPAVDGPDLNKAPIPAGPAHAEGTGAEQVWITAESLGTADPALAADTDRPAVFVFDEPLLRKLRLSGKRLVFLAETLGEIASTRPLEVRRGKVSDELSGRSLATTWAPVPGFSRIADAIAPVELHPWPWLFRPTTSSVRSFSAWRRSH, encoded by the coding sequence ATGCCCACGATTCCAGCTCCCCCGTCGATTGCCGACGGCTCCACCACCGAGGACGTCGTCGGCTGGGTCGGCGAGCATCTGGGGGATCTGACTCGCGAGGGTCCGGATGCCATCACGGCCGGCGGCATTCGCGGCGGGCAGTCCGCTGCCGATACCGCGCTGGCCGGACTCGACATCACCGGATATGCGCGCGATCGCAGCACCGTTCTACCGGTGAATCGCCGAGGCGCAAGCCGCATGTCGCCGTACATCCGACACGGGCTGCTGACGCTGCGGGAGGTATGGGACGCGGTCGCCGACGCTCCCCCACGCGACCGTTCCCGCTATCGCGACGAACTGATGTGGCAGGAATACGCGCGTCATCTCTACGCGCGCACCGGATCCGATCTCGGTCGTTCGCTACGCCGTGAGCAGCCGCGACCCCAGGGCTGGACCGCGCAGCCGTGGCCCGAAGAGATGAACTGCATGTCCTCGGTGGTGGGTGAATTGCACCAGGACGGCTGGCTGGTCAACCAAACCCGCATGTGGCTCGCCTCCCAGTGGGCAGTCCGTGCCGGGGCGACGTGGCGCGACGGCGAAGACGAGATGTTCGCCCATCTACTCGACGGCTCCCGCGCAGCCAACCGCCTCGGCTGGCAGTGGACCGTCGGTACCGGAAGCGGCAAGGTCTACGGCTTCAGCCGGTGGCAGGTGAACAAGCGAGCACCATCCCTGTGCCGCAACTGCGCATTGAAAGATGCGTGCCCCATAGAGAATTGGCCCGACGACGAGCTCGGCCCGGCGGTCGACGGTCCCGATCTGAACAAGGCCCCGATTCCCGCCGGCCCCGCCCATGCGGAAGGCACTGGCGCAGAACAGGTGTGGATAACGGCAGAGTCACTCGGCACCGCAGACCCGGCACTGGCCGCCGACACCGATCGACCCGCGGTGTTCGTCTTCGACGAGCCACTCCTGCGGAAACTCAGGCTCTCCGGCAAGAGGCTGGTCTTTCTCGCCGAGACGCTCGGCGAGATCGCGTCGACCCGCCCGTTGGAGGTACGTCGCGGCAAAGTGTCCGACGAGCTCTCCGGACGCTCCTTGGCTACCACCTGGGCCCCCGTTCCCGGCTTCTCCCGCATCGCCGACGCCATAGCCCCGGTCGAGTTGCATCCGTGGCCGTGGCTGTTCCGACCGACCACATCCTCGGTACGGTCGTTCAGCGCGTGGCGACGCAGTCATTGA
- a CDS encoding cutinase family protein → MNKRLALYSVAALAVSTFFVTQPTGVANAAPCSDVDVAFARGTAEFPGLGITGGPFVDRLKSELSDRSISTYAVNYAADVTQASAGPGSRDLVEHLTSVAASCPSTTFVIGGYSQGATVVTNAVGLRTSSSNTGAVIPAEIADRIDAVVVFGNPLGLRGSKIETASATYGPRTQSFCTVGDPVCQIGGFDVLAHLRYAIDGSTTAGAQFAAARVRS, encoded by the coding sequence ATGAACAAGCGTCTGGCATTGTATTCGGTTGCAGCACTTGCCGTTTCCACATTCTTTGTGACCCAACCCACCGGTGTGGCGAACGCTGCCCCGTGCTCGGATGTCGACGTGGCCTTCGCCCGCGGAACCGCGGAGTTCCCCGGCCTCGGTATCACCGGCGGGCCGTTCGTCGATCGGCTGAAGTCGGAGTTGTCGGACCGCTCGATCAGTACGTACGCGGTGAACTACGCGGCCGACGTCACACAGGCCAGCGCCGGACCGGGATCACGGGACCTCGTCGAACACCTCACGTCCGTCGCAGCGTCGTGCCCGTCGACGACGTTCGTGATCGGGGGATACTCACAAGGGGCCACCGTGGTGACCAACGCTGTGGGTCTGCGGACCAGCAGCAGCAACACCGGAGCCGTCATCCCGGCGGAGATCGCCGACCGCATCGACGCGGTGGTGGTGTTCGGTAACCCGCTCGGGCTCCGCGGCAGCAAGATCGAGACCGCCAGCGCCACGTACGGCCCGCGCACGCAGAGTTTCTGCACGGTCGGCGACCCGGTGTGCCAGATCGGCGGCTTCGATGTTCTCGCGCACCTTCGGTACGCAATCGACGGATCCACCACCGCCGGTGCCCAATTCGCAGCGGCTCGAGTTCGTAGCTGA
- a CDS encoding ABC transporter ATP-binding protein, with protein sequence MAQVTYEGATKLYPGSDVAAVESLDLAIEDGEFLVLVGPSGCGKSTSLRMLAGLEDVDYGAIKIGDRDVTSLAPKERDIAMVFQNYALYPHMTVAKNMGFALQIAGMDKSEVGRRVEEAAKILDLTDYLGRKPKALSGGQRQRVAMGRAIVRNPQVFLMDEPLSNLDAKLRVQTRTQISLLQRRLGTTTVYVTHDQVEAMTMGDRVAIMKAGVLQQCASPKELYERPVNAFVAGFIGSPAMNLFEVDVVAGAAKLGSLSVPIERTISDRIDGSRVTMGVRPEAWTLSDSGTDIVVDVVEELGADAYIYGRTVEDASNLGTVGAQIIARIPDIATPSQGDVLRIAPRAEAAHYFSTTTGLNLRR encoded by the coding sequence ATGGCACAGGTCACGTACGAAGGAGCCACCAAGCTCTACCCGGGATCGGACGTCGCGGCAGTCGAATCGCTGGACCTCGCCATCGAGGACGGCGAATTCCTGGTGCTCGTCGGGCCTTCCGGTTGCGGTAAGTCCACTTCGCTGCGGATGCTCGCCGGTCTGGAGGACGTCGACTACGGTGCCATCAAGATCGGAGACCGGGATGTCACGTCACTCGCGCCCAAGGAGCGCGACATCGCGATGGTGTTCCAGAATTACGCGCTGTACCCGCACATGACCGTCGCCAAGAACATGGGTTTCGCGCTGCAGATCGCCGGAATGGACAAGTCCGAGGTGGGCCGACGCGTCGAGGAGGCTGCGAAGATCCTCGATCTCACCGACTATCTGGGCCGTAAACCCAAGGCGCTCTCCGGTGGTCAGCGGCAGCGAGTCGCAATGGGCCGCGCGATCGTGCGCAACCCGCAGGTGTTCCTCATGGACGAGCCGCTGTCCAACCTCGACGCCAAACTCCGCGTGCAGACCCGTACTCAGATCTCGCTGCTGCAGCGCAGGCTCGGCACCACCACCGTGTACGTCACCCACGATCAGGTCGAAGCCATGACCATGGGTGATCGCGTCGCCATCATGAAAGCGGGTGTGCTGCAACAGTGCGCCAGCCCCAAGGAGCTCTACGAGCGCCCGGTCAACGCATTCGTCGCAGGATTCATCGGATCGCCCGCGATGAATCTGTTCGAGGTGGACGTCGTCGCCGGTGCCGCGAAGCTCGGCTCGCTGTCGGTGCCCATCGAGCGCACGATCTCCGATCGAATCGACGGCAGCCGCGTCACGATGGGCGTCCGACCGGAAGCGTGGACGCTTTCCGACTCCGGTACGGACATCGTCGTCGACGTCGTCGAGGAACTCGGCGCGGACGCCTACATCTACGGCCGTACCGTCGAGGACGCGTCGAACCTCGGTACCGTCGGGGCGCAGATCATCGCGCGAATCCCCGACATCGCCACCCCGTCGCAGGGCGATGTCCTCCGCATCGCCCCTCGCGCCGAGGCGGCCCACTACTTCTCGACCACGACGGGATTGAACCTGCGCCGCTGA
- a CDS encoding GNAT family N-acetyltransferase — translation MDLVVPSGELAAAWRDSHAEWGPGFHEDGFGLTVDDDVETAQGLSDWVERLRDDTDCTYRWIVAGERVLGGIALRHDSNELADRLGHIGYGVRPSERGRGVASWAVREVLTLAAGMGMTRVTAVCEVSNAASIATLKGAGGEQVDCIGSVVRFRLPALDPHTV, via the coding sequence GTGGACCTCGTCGTTCCCTCCGGTGAACTCGCTGCTGCGTGGAGGGATTCGCACGCCGAATGGGGGCCGGGGTTCCACGAGGACGGTTTCGGGCTGACGGTCGACGATGATGTCGAAACCGCACAGGGCTTGTCGGATTGGGTCGAGCGGCTTCGAGACGATACGGACTGCACGTACCGTTGGATCGTGGCGGGCGAACGAGTCCTGGGCGGCATCGCACTCAGACACGACAGCAACGAACTCGCCGACCGACTCGGGCACATCGGCTACGGGGTTCGCCCGTCCGAACGAGGTCGGGGAGTTGCATCGTGGGCGGTACGCGAGGTGCTGACGCTCGCGGCGGGCATGGGCATGACCCGGGTAACGGCAGTCTGCGAGGTGAGCAACGCGGCCTCGATAGCGACTCTGAAAGGTGCCGGAGGCGAGCAAGTCGACTGCATCGGGTCGGTGGTTCGCTTCCGGCTTCCTGCGCTTGACCCTCACACTGTGTGA
- a CDS encoding response regulator transcription factor, giving the protein MRVIIADDSVLLREGVARLLIDTGADVIGKVSDASELLAAMSAADPLPDVCVIDVRMPPTFLDEGLRAALVIRQRWPAVGVLVLSQYVEERYAAELIRQSTDGVGYLLKDRVADVDEFADAVRTVATGGTVIDPEVVQQILARAPRSDPLDSLTPRERDVLTAMAEGKSNAGIAAALVVGQAAVEKHIGNIFAKLGLLGDSADHRRVMAVLRYLGAIQ; this is encoded by the coding sequence GTGCGAGTGATCATCGCCGACGATTCGGTTCTGTTGCGAGAGGGTGTGGCTCGCCTGCTGATCGATACCGGAGCAGACGTGATCGGGAAGGTGTCCGATGCGTCGGAACTGCTCGCGGCCATGTCCGCTGCCGATCCGCTTCCCGACGTGTGCGTGATCGACGTACGCATGCCGCCGACCTTCCTGGACGAAGGTCTGCGCGCAGCGCTGGTCATTCGCCAACGGTGGCCCGCTGTAGGAGTTCTCGTGCTCTCTCAGTACGTGGAGGAACGGTACGCAGCCGAACTCATCCGGCAGAGCACGGACGGCGTCGGATACCTGTTGAAAGACCGGGTGGCCGACGTGGACGAGTTCGCCGATGCGGTGCGGACCGTTGCGACCGGTGGAACCGTCATCGATCCCGAGGTGGTGCAGCAGATTCTGGCGCGAGCCCCACGCTCGGATCCGCTCGATTCGCTGACTCCGCGGGAGCGGGACGTGTTGACCGCCATGGCCGAAGGCAAGTCGAACGCCGGAATCGCCGCTGCATTGGTGGTCGGTCAAGCTGCCGTGGAGAAGCACATCGGAAACATATTCGCGAAGCTCGGTCTACTCGGAGACAGTGCCGATCACCGCCGCGTCATGGCCGTCCTACGATATCTGGGAGCGATTCAGTGA
- a CDS encoding DedA family protein, whose product MNLNILDVDRLSSVPVWVVFAVVFVLLAFESASLLGLFTPGNSVPITLGVLTSIGVVPWLPAVVTAAVASSMGAQWAFWHSRRTGTVLGLGPAESALPAAVMRVVLGLTTQARSRPRAVAIVGHLIGGIRTITPRLVATSSLRHREYTALSLLAAVVWAGVLVSVGAWLGDRTVIRTALGYAWIPALTIMAATQLRRRTRSSSPELVGAR is encoded by the coding sequence ATGAACCTGAACATCCTCGATGTGGACCGGTTGTCGTCCGTGCCCGTGTGGGTCGTCTTTGCCGTCGTCTTCGTACTGCTGGCATTCGAGTCTGCGTCGTTGCTCGGTCTTTTCACACCGGGAAACAGCGTGCCGATCACGCTCGGGGTGCTGACGTCGATCGGTGTGGTGCCGTGGCTGCCTGCCGTCGTCACCGCGGCGGTGGCGTCGAGCATGGGTGCGCAGTGGGCGTTCTGGCACAGTCGCCGCACCGGCACCGTGTTGGGTCTCGGACCAGCGGAGTCGGCGCTGCCTGCCGCGGTGATGAGGGTCGTGCTCGGGCTGACCACACAGGCGAGATCGAGGCCGCGCGCTGTCGCCATCGTCGGACACCTCATCGGGGGTATCCGCACCATCACGCCCCGGCTGGTCGCGACGTCCTCACTGCGGCACCGCGAGTACACGGCGCTCAGCCTGCTGGCCGCAGTCGTGTGGGCGGGTGTACTGGTGTCGGTCGGAGCGTGGCTGGGTGACCGGACGGTCATCAGGACCGCGCTCGGATACGCCTGGATTCCGGCTCTGACCATCATGGCTGCTACCCAGCTCAGGCGTCGAACACGCTCGTCTTCTCCCGAACTTGTCGGAGCCCGGTGA
- a CDS encoding FmdB family zinc ribbon protein has product MACKPCMTLCRNVADAPHRATLECVPTYSFRCARRCAPVEQRFSMADAPSEVTCPECGDAAPRQISSPALGRGNSAAMKAHDASRATADTPAVVSSLPAAARSATRTTSNPLHRRLPRP; this is encoded by the coding sequence ATGGCATGTAAACCTTGTATGACGTTGTGCCGGAACGTTGCTGATGCGCCACATCGCGCTACTCTCGAATGCGTGCCCACCTACAGCTTCCGCTGCGCGCGACGATGCGCCCCCGTCGAGCAGAGATTCTCCATGGCGGACGCGCCGTCCGAGGTGACGTGCCCGGAGTGCGGCGACGCGGCCCCACGACAGATCTCCTCGCCTGCTCTCGGACGTGGGAACAGCGCTGCGATGAAGGCACACGACGCCTCGCGCGCCACTGCGGACACACCTGCCGTGGTCTCGTCTCTACCGGCAGCAGCCCGATCCGCAACAAGGACCACGTCCAATCCACTGCATCGCCGCCTGCCGCGCCCCTGA
- a CDS encoding DUF4097 family beta strand repeat-containing protein encodes MKKSLWRNVVAVSVAIAVVGVAGAATTATIAYGFTMPEMQSFDYATDAAITGKNLWLTTGFAHVSVSMSPDSEVHVRADGSYRGDTPTVDISDDGSNIAVECSYRKRSSCDIGLELRIPSGLTLDIDGTTADVELVDVDAQTSVSTSAGSVISRGSAGTLNITTRFGDVDITDAAVSALEVDTTFGRVAVDSRLPPDSLRVQNIQGDSMIELPPAELYDVEATSEKGDVEIDVVDDPSSPRSVSVSSEEGRISVLRR; translated from the coding sequence GTGAAGAAGTCATTGTGGCGCAACGTCGTTGCGGTGTCGGTCGCCATAGCTGTCGTGGGCGTGGCGGGTGCGGCGACGACGGCCACGATTGCCTACGGATTCACCATGCCCGAGATGCAGTCGTTCGACTACGCCACCGACGCAGCGATCACCGGAAAGAATCTCTGGCTCACGACCGGTTTCGCCCACGTGTCGGTGTCAATGAGTCCCGACTCGGAGGTGCACGTGCGGGCCGACGGTTCCTATCGAGGCGACACTCCGACCGTCGACATCAGTGACGACGGGTCGAACATCGCTGTGGAATGCTCCTACCGTAAGCGCAGCAGTTGCGACATAGGTCTCGAACTACGGATACCGTCGGGCCTGACACTCGATATCGATGGCACCACAGCCGATGTCGAGCTCGTCGACGTCGACGCGCAGACATCGGTGTCCACCTCGGCGGGTTCGGTGATCTCTCGAGGATCTGCCGGAACCCTGAACATAACAACACGATTCGGTGACGTGGACATCACCGATGCGGCCGTGTCGGCACTGGAGGTGGACACGACGTTCGGTCGGGTCGCCGTTGATTCCAGGCTGCCGCCGGATTCGTTACGTGTGCAGAACATACAGGGCGACAGCATGATCGAACTCCCGCCGGCCGAGTTGTACGACGTCGAGGCGACGTCGGAGAAGGGAGATGTCGAGATCGACGTCGTCGACGATCCGAGTTCTCCGAGGTCGGTATCGGTCAGCAGTGAAGAAGGCCGGATTTCGGTGCTGCGGAGATAG
- the fmdA gene encoding formamidase yields MPELLFPLDSTKSFTEQEVVGHNRWHPDIPAAVTVKPGTSFRAHCREWFDGAIHNDDSAEDILNAPLNNVHTLSGPFHIEGAEPGDLLIVDILDVGPIPQEDSGPLAGQGWGYTGIFAKQNGGGFLTDRFPDAYKAIWDFSGQTTTSRHVPHVKYTGITHPGLMGTAPSAALLAKWNAREGALIATDPNRVPPLALAPELDGAILGSLSGDEFTRVAGEAARTAPPRENGGNQDIKNLTKGTRVFYPVFVPGAKLSFGDLHFSQGDGEITFCGAIEMGGFMDLHVDLIKGGMETYGVSENAIFMPGNTAPQYSEWIAFSGISVTVDGEQKYLDSDLSYQNACMHAIDYLTKFGYSPEQAYLLLGSAPIEGRLSGVVDIPNSCATVYIPTAIFDFPIAPSASGPFQIDPGMGAPRAQFS; encoded by the coding sequence GTGCCCGAACTGCTGTTTCCGCTCGACTCGACGAAGAGTTTCACCGAGCAGGAGGTCGTCGGCCACAACCGATGGCATCCCGATATCCCGGCGGCGGTCACAGTCAAACCCGGTACGTCCTTTCGGGCCCACTGTCGCGAATGGTTCGACGGGGCCATCCACAACGACGATTCCGCCGAGGACATCCTGAATGCGCCGCTCAACAACGTGCACACATTGTCAGGGCCCTTCCACATCGAGGGTGCCGAGCCCGGTGACCTGCTGATCGTCGACATCCTGGACGTGGGTCCGATACCGCAGGAGGATTCGGGTCCGCTGGCCGGCCAGGGTTGGGGCTACACGGGGATCTTCGCCAAGCAGAACGGAGGCGGATTTCTCACCGATCGATTCCCCGATGCGTACAAGGCGATCTGGGACTTTTCCGGTCAGACCACCACATCTCGCCACGTGCCGCACGTGAAGTACACCGGCATCACCCATCCCGGGCTGATGGGGACCGCGCCGTCGGCTGCCCTGCTAGCGAAGTGGAACGCCCGTGAAGGTGCGTTGATCGCGACAGATCCCAATCGGGTTCCGCCACTGGCCCTTGCACCCGAGCTCGACGGTGCAATCCTCGGTTCCTTGAGCGGCGACGAATTCACCCGTGTCGCCGGTGAAGCCGCACGTACAGCGCCGCCCCGGGAGAACGGTGGAAATCAGGACATCAAGAACCTCACCAAAGGAACCCGCGTCTTCTATCCGGTGTTCGTGCCGGGCGCGAAGTTGTCCTTCGGTGATCTGCACTTCTCGCAGGGTGACGGGGAGATCACGTTCTGCGGTGCCATCGAGATGGGTGGCTTCATGGACCTGCACGTCGACCTGATCAAGGGCGGTATGGAAACCTACGGGGTGAGCGAGAACGCTATCTTCATGCCCGGAAACACCGCGCCGCAGTACTCGGAATGGATTGCCTTCTCGGGTATTTCGGTGACCGTGGACGGCGAGCAGAAATATCTGGACTCCGACCTGTCCTACCAGAACGCATGTATGCACGCGATCGACTACCTCACCAAGTTCGGCTACAGCCCCGAGCAGGCGTACCTGCTACTGGGATCGGCTCCGATCGAAGGACGCCTGTCCGGGGTGGTGGACATTCCGAACTCCTGTGCCACCGTGTACATCCCCACGGCGATCTTCGATTTCCCGATAGCGCCCTCTGCAAGCGGACCGTTCCAAATCGACCCGGGAATGGGTGCTCCGAGGGCGCAATTCTCCTGA